One region of Chlorobiota bacterium genomic DNA includes:
- the pgeF gene encoding peptidoglycan editing factor PgeF, which translates to MPLLYQPRIFKPHPGVRAGVTLRSVTAKDPFGNNMSLTVGDEEGRVRRNRERAAAALGFVQMATQRQVHGSTCRVVGNGYSPAESDALITTEPGWLLAVSVADCIPVLLFAGRRKVAAAVHSGWRGSQQNIAGTTIAQLVQEYGVEPEELLAYIGPAASQCCYEVGTDVAQQFPEHHSRPLGEGKFLFDNKGVVLAQLLAAGIPQQQIELDPRCTICDPNFHSYRRDGSTSGRMFGLIGMLG; encoded by the coding sequence ATGCCTCTTCTCTATCAGCCGCGCATCTTCAAACCGCACCCGGGCGTTCGCGCCGGGGTGACGCTGCGGAGCGTTACGGCCAAGGACCCGTTCGGGAATAACATGTCGCTGACGGTGGGGGATGAAGAAGGGCGCGTGCGGCGCAATCGGGAGCGCGCGGCGGCGGCGTTGGGATTTGTGCAGATGGCAACGCAACGGCAGGTCCACGGCAGCACCTGCCGCGTTGTTGGCAACGGCTACTCACCCGCCGAAAGCGACGCGCTGATTACCACCGAGCCTGGCTGGCTGCTTGCCGTCAGCGTCGCCGATTGCATCCCGGTCCTGCTGTTTGCGGGGCGGCGGAAGGTGGCCGCTGCGGTCCACTCCGGCTGGCGCGGAAGCCAGCAAAACATTGCGGGAACAACCATCGCCCAACTGGTTCAGGAATATGGAGTTGAGCCGGAAGAATTGCTGGCGTACATCGGTCCGGCGGCAAGCCAATGCTGCTACGAAGTTGGCACCGACGTTGCCCAGCAGTTCCCCGAACACCACAGTCGCCCGCTTGGGGAAGGGAAATTTCTGTTCGACAACAAAGGGGTTGTGCTGGCGCAGCTGCTGGCCGCCGGCATCCCCCAGCAGCAGATTGAGCTTGACCCACGCTGCACCATCTGCGACCCCAATTTCCACAGCTACCGCCGCGACGGTTCCACCAGCGGACGGATGTTTGGGCTGATTGGAATGCTGGGATGA
- a CDS encoding restriction endonuclease subunit S, whose translation MNYIEQMVAELCPNGVEFRELGTLVERATTIRWQDVEGEEFQYIDLTSVDRTTHAIGETETITSENAPIRAQQIVHADDVIFGTTRPMLKRYCRIPAEYHGQVCSSGYCVLRAKTEWLLPNFLFHLIGTENFYNYVDANQRGASYPGITDRAVKAFRIPVPPLPIQQEIVRVLDLFMALLANLQAELVARRKQYQYYRDQLLSFEGREDVRWGTLGEIGQVRMCRRIFKHETAPEGDVPFFKIGTFGGTPDAFISQALYDEYRSLYSFPKKGDILLSAAGTIGRAIPYDGKDAYFQDSNIVWIDNSESVVSNKYLWHWYQIVEWSTDGGTIQRLYNTNLRQARIAVPSHAEQEEIVSLLDKFDALVNDLSIGLPAEIAARQKQYEYYRDRLLTFPEAAPTEVAEGL comes from the coding sequence ATGAACTACATCGAACAAATGGTCGCCGAGCTTTGCCCGAATGGGGTGGAGTTTCGGGAGCTGGGCACGCTGGTAGAGAGGGCAACAACGATCCGCTGGCAAGATGTTGAAGGCGAGGAGTTTCAGTATATAGACCTGACTTCCGTTGACCGCACAACCCATGCAATTGGCGAAACAGAAACCATCACCAGCGAGAACGCGCCAATCCGTGCTCAGCAAATTGTGCACGCGGATGATGTGATCTTTGGCACGACAAGGCCAATGCTCAAACGCTACTGCCGTATTCCTGCCGAGTACCATGGGCAGGTTTGCAGCAGTGGCTACTGCGTCCTTCGCGCAAAGACTGAGTGGCTGCTTCCGAACTTCCTTTTTCACCTGATTGGAACAGAGAATTTCTACAACTACGTGGATGCCAACCAGCGTGGTGCAAGCTATCCAGGCATCACCGATAGAGCCGTAAAGGCCTTCCGCATCCCGGTCCCCCCGCTCCCCATCCAACAGGAAATCGTGCGGGTGTTGGATTTATTCATGGCACTGTTGGCGAACCTGCAAGCGGAGCTTGTGGCGCGACGGAAGCAGTATCAGTATTACCGCGACCAGTTGCTCAGCTTTGAGGGTCGGGAGGATGTGAGGTGGGGGACGTTGGGGGAGATTGGCCAGGTGCGTATGTGCAGGCGCATATTCAAACACGAAACAGCACCTGAAGGTGATGTGCCATTTTTCAAGATTGGAACCTTTGGTGGAACACCCGATGCGTTTATTTCCCAAGCACTGTATGATGAATATCGAAGCCTCTATTCGTTTCCGAAAAAGGGCGACATTCTTTTATCAGCAGCGGGAACAATTGGTCGGGCTATTCCTTACGATGGCAAGGATGCGTACTTCCAAGATTCCAATATTGTCTGGATTGATAATAGTGAGTCCGTCGTAAGCAATAAATACCTTTGGCACTGGTACCAGATCGTTGAATGGAGTACGGATGGAGGGACGATTCAGCGTCTTTACAACACGAATCTTCGGCAAGCAAGAATCGCTGTGCCGAGCCATGCGGAGCAGGAGGAGATCGTCTCCCTCCTGGACAAATTCGACGCGTTGGTGAATGATCTTTCGATTGGGTTGCCGGCAGAGATCGCCGCCCGCCAGAAGCAATACGAATACTACCGCGACCGGCTGTTGACATTTCCGGAGGCCGCACCAACAGAGGTAGCCGAAGGTCTTTAG
- a CDS encoding type I restriction-modification system subunit M — protein MNNTSEIERAELHKTIWRIANDLRGSVDGWDFKSYVLGMLFYRFISENLTNYLNEQERKANNPDFEYSLLDDSIAERGRQETVQEKGFFILPSELFVKVQQRARYDPNLNETLSRVFANIEGSANGTASEDDFKGLFDDLDVNSPKLGPTVAKRNEKLVKLLDAIADLPLSNTTGIFAHNNIDLFGDAYEYLMQMYASTAGKSGGEFYTPQEVSELLARITVVGKTEVNKVYDPACGSGSLLLKFVKILGAENVRQGFYGQETNLTTYNLCRINMFLHDVNFEKFSIAHGDTLTDPQHWDDEPFEAIVSNPPYSIRWEGDANPLLINDPRFAPAGVLAPKSKADLAFTMHILSWLAVNGTAAIVEFPGVLYRGGAEQKIRQYLVDNNFVDAVIQLPPDLFFGTTIATCVIVLKRSKGDNSILFIDASDLFARSGNKNKLLPEHQEKILQAFTNRTDVPHFARLVPCRDVADNSFNIAVSSYVAQQDQRQTVEIEQLNAEIAGIVQQQTELRTQIDAIVVNLQERAATPATEHA, from the coding sequence ATGAACAACACCAGCGAAATCGAACGTGCCGAGCTTCACAAAACCATCTGGCGCATTGCCAACGACCTGCGCGGCAGCGTGGATGGATGGGATTTCAAAAGCTACGTCCTGGGGATGCTCTTCTACCGCTTCATCTCCGAAAATCTTACCAACTACCTGAACGAACAGGAACGCAAAGCCAACAACCCAGACTTTGAATACTCACTCCTGGACGACTCCATTGCCGAGCGTGGCCGCCAGGAAACCGTCCAGGAAAAAGGCTTCTTCATCCTCCCTTCTGAACTCTTCGTCAAGGTTCAGCAGCGCGCCCGGTACGATCCCAACCTGAACGAAACCCTTAGCCGCGTCTTTGCCAACATCGAAGGCTCGGCCAACGGAACCGCCAGCGAAGATGACTTCAAAGGCCTGTTCGACGACCTTGACGTGAACAGCCCCAAACTTGGTCCCACCGTGGCCAAGCGAAACGAAAAATTGGTGAAACTGCTCGATGCCATTGCGGATCTTCCACTCTCCAACACCACCGGCATTTTTGCCCACAACAACATTGACCTGTTCGGCGATGCCTACGAGTACCTGATGCAGATGTACGCCTCCACCGCCGGCAAATCGGGGGGGGAATTCTACACCCCGCAGGAGGTTTCCGAACTGCTGGCCAGGATCACCGTGGTTGGCAAAACCGAGGTCAACAAGGTCTATGATCCCGCTTGCGGCTCGGGGTCCTTGCTGCTGAAATTCGTCAAGATTCTGGGTGCCGAAAATGTTCGCCAGGGGTTCTACGGCCAGGAGACCAACCTGACCACCTACAACCTTTGCCGCATCAACATGTTCCTGCATGATGTGAACTTCGAGAAGTTCAGCATTGCCCACGGCGACACCCTTACCGACCCCCAACATTGGGACGATGAACCGTTCGAGGCAATCGTCTCCAACCCCCCGTACTCCATCCGGTGGGAGGGGGATGCCAACCCGCTGCTGATTAACGACCCACGCTTTGCCCCCGCCGGTGTGCTTGCCCCAAAAAGCAAAGCGGACCTTGCTTTCACCATGCACATCCTTTCCTGGTTGGCGGTGAACGGGACCGCGGCCATTGTTGAGTTCCCGGGCGTGCTCTATCGCGGCGGTGCCGAGCAGAAAATCCGCCAGTACCTTGTGGATAACAACTTCGTTGATGCCGTCATCCAGCTTCCTCCCGATCTTTTCTTCGGGACCACCATTGCCACCTGCGTCATCGTCCTGAAACGGTCCAAAGGGGACAACTCCATCCTGTTCATTGATGCCAGCGACCTGTTTGCCCGAAGCGGAAATAAAAACAAGCTGCTCCCCGAGCATCAGGAAAAAATCTTGCAGGCATTCACCAACCGAACGGACGTGCCCCACTTTGCGCGGCTGGTGCCTTGCCGCGACGTTGCCGACAACAGTTTCAACATCGCCGTCTCTAGCTACGTGGCCCAGCAGGACCAACGCCAGACGGTGGAGATTGAGCAACTCAATGCCGAGATTGCCGGCATCGTGCAGCAGCAAACCGAACTGCGGACCCAGATTGATGCCATTGTGGTGAACTTGCAGGAACGCGCCGCAACCCCAGCAACGGAGCACGCATAA
- a CDS encoding ComEC family competence protein — protein sequence MRDRGWKYYPALKLAIPLASGIAVAHAVAPPLSFVFSLLASVAFLLALLLRRGAPAAGIAALGVVFLSGMLLMALNRDQQTEFPEGMKITKAELIGRVVQEPIIRQNRVEMVVACDSLLFHNASVSPDCHVLVRLYDTTIAGLAHLPTLGDHISVTGTAAAPSGPTTPGGFDYASYLRSRGIGLTFTPANAASLWVFREGDIGWIERNAVAPVQRAAREFSELHVGGEEGGIIRALLIGEREFIDAPTRQAFMRTGTTHVLAVSGLHVAVVALGLFVLVSWIPHRGWQVAAYAVAIGYYTLLTGGTPSILRAALMAVAFMAARSLGRVSRPLNTLGLAILIILLLSPSYLFDIGFQLSVASVAGILMLYGPLRQWLVAGRGWIENNRLFRGIAAMMIVSFAAQAFTLPIVLHHFGYVSLVGLLANLVVVPLTSIGMAVGLVGTVFQLVGMDAVANWYGAAAFLTTAAAEWVVRWFASPSFAGIEFPPIGVVSMFVLAALVLFLAFGQTARQYLLRTGVLLAGVWCVVLAERLLDPLQADRLAFLLPSREGIAVATAADDTVRVYGFGRDAADSSLFRFAGEGLRRRIGATTLIGVVLDSALADTRRAALCINERGPEFAVAELPIIISRTARRAPGIIHAFNSNFLQVPSGLMLDSAIVMEYDGNGWKIGGE from the coding sequence ATGCGCGACCGTGGCTGGAAATATTATCCCGCGTTGAAGTTGGCAATCCCCCTTGCTTCCGGCATTGCCGTTGCCCACGCCGTTGCCCCTCCCCTCTCCTTCGTTTTCAGCCTGCTTGCCAGCGTTGCGTTTCTGTTGGCGTTGCTTCTTCGGCGGGGCGCGCCCGCTGCGGGGATTGCCGCGCTGGGGGTAGTCTTCCTTTCCGGAATGCTGCTGATGGCGTTGAACCGTGACCAGCAAACGGAATTCCCGGAAGGGATGAAGATCACCAAAGCAGAGTTGATTGGGCGCGTTGTGCAGGAGCCAATCATCCGCCAGAACCGGGTTGAGATGGTTGTGGCGTGCGATTCCCTTCTGTTCCACAACGCCTCGGTCTCACCCGATTGCCACGTGCTGGTCCGGTTGTACGACACCACCATTGCCGGCCTTGCCCACCTTCCGACCCTGGGCGATCACATCTCCGTCACCGGAACGGCGGCGGCCCCTTCCGGTCCAACAACTCCGGGCGGGTTCGATTACGCCAGCTACCTTCGCTCGCGTGGGATTGGCCTAACGTTCACCCCTGCCAACGCCGCCTCGTTATGGGTTTTCCGCGAAGGGGATATTGGATGGATTGAACGCAACGCTGTGGCCCCCGTGCAGCGGGCCGCACGGGAATTTTCGGAGCTTCACGTTGGCGGGGAGGAAGGGGGGATTATCCGGGCGTTGCTGATTGGCGAGCGTGAGTTTATTGATGCCCCCACCCGCCAAGCATTCATGCGAACCGGAACAACGCACGTTCTGGCGGTAAGCGGATTGCACGTTGCGGTGGTCGCGCTGGGGCTGTTCGTCCTGGTCTCCTGGATTCCGCACCGTGGCTGGCAGGTGGCGGCGTACGCCGTGGCAATCGGCTACTACACCCTGCTGACCGGCGGCACGCCCTCCATCCTTCGGGCCGCGCTGATGGCGGTGGCGTTCATGGCCGCGCGTTCGCTTGGGCGCGTCTCCCGCCCGCTGAACACGTTGGGGCTTGCCATTCTTATCATCCTTCTTCTTTCGCCAAGCTATCTGTTCGATATCGGCTTTCAGCTTTCGGTGGCCTCGGTTGCGGGGATACTGATGCTGTACGGCCCGCTGCGCCAATGGCTGGTGGCCGGGCGTGGCTGGATAGAAAACAACCGGCTGTTCCGTGGCATTGCCGCCATGATGATCGTCTCCTTTGCCGCGCAAGCCTTCACCCTTCCCATTGTCCTCCATCATTTTGGATACGTCTCCCTTGTGGGATTGCTTGCCAACTTGGTGGTGGTCCCGCTTACCAGCATCGGGATGGCCGTGGGATTGGTCGGGACGGTGTTCCAGCTGGTGGGGATGGATGCTGTTGCCAACTGGTATGGCGCGGCGGCGTTCCTAACAACCGCCGCTGCCGAGTGGGTTGTCCGGTGGTTTGCCTCGCCAAGTTTTGCGGGGATTGAGTTCCCCCCAATCGGCGTGGTTTCCATGTTTGTGTTGGCGGCGTTGGTGCTGTTCCTTGCGTTTGGGCAAACCGCTCGCCAGTATCTGCTCAGGACCGGCGTGTTGCTGGCGGGGGTTTGGTGTGTGGTTCTTGCCGAGCGATTGCTGGACCCGCTTCAAGCCGACCGGCTGGCGTTTCTGCTTCCATCCCGCGAAGGGATCGCCGTGGCAACCGCTGCCGACGACACCGTACGGGTGTATGGCTTTGGCCGCGACGCTGCCGACTCATCGCTGTTCCGGTTTGCTGGCGAAGGATTGCGGCGGCGGATTGGCGCAACCACCTTGATCGGCGTGGTGCTCGATTCCGCGCTGGCGGACACACGCCGCGCCGCGCTTTGCATCAACGAACGGGGGCCGGAGTTCGCCGTGGCCGAGCTGCCGATTATCATCAGCCGAACCGCACGGCGTGCGCCGGGCATTATCCACGCGTTCAACTCCAACTTCTTGCAAGTCCCTTCCGGCCTTATGCTCGATTCCGCAATCGTGATGGAGTATGATGGCAATGGATGGAAGATTGGAGGAGAGTAG
- the carA gene encoding glutamine-hydrolyzing carbamoyl-phosphate synthase small subunit → MTFRPKAKLALENGVVFTGRAFGALDREASGEVVFNTSITGYQEILTDPSYNGQIVTMTYPHQGNVGVNGHDVESRAVQAAGFVTREAARLRSNWRSQADLDEYLRQHGVIGIEGLDTRRLVRILREEGAMRGVISATDLDDASLVARARALPSMAGLDLTKNVTCDSSYVWSSLDASGYRLPGADGESPAEEFHVVVMDYGVKYNILERLSAFGCRLTVVPSNTTAAEVLAMNPDGIFLSNGPGDPDAVKYAIETIKELIGKKPIFGICLGHQLLALALGGKTFKLKFGHRGANHPVQNLLTGLNEITSQNHGFAVDLDSLQHLPIELTHVNLNDNTSEGFRHTELPLFCVQYHPEAGPGPHDADYLFRDFVEMMKREREKAQANEVMAA, encoded by the coding sequence ATGACCTTCCGACCAAAAGCCAAGCTCGCACTGGAAAACGGTGTTGTCTTCACCGGACGCGCATTCGGCGCACTTGACCGCGAAGCAAGCGGGGAAGTAGTGTTCAACACCTCGATCACCGGATACCAGGAGATTTTGACCGACCCCAGCTACAACGGCCAGATCGTTACGATGACCTATCCCCACCAGGGGAACGTTGGGGTGAACGGCCACGACGTGGAATCGCGTGCGGTCCAGGCCGCCGGATTTGTCACCCGCGAGGCAGCGCGGCTCCGCTCCAACTGGCGCAGCCAGGCGGACCTTGATGAATACCTTCGCCAGCATGGGGTGATCGGGATTGAGGGGCTTGACACCCGCCGCCTTGTCCGAATCCTTCGCGAGGAAGGGGCCATGCGCGGGGTGATCTCCGCCACCGACCTTGACGACGCAAGCCTTGTGGCACGCGCCCGCGCACTCCCCAGCATGGCTGGGTTGGACCTCACAAAAAACGTCACCTGCGATTCCAGCTACGTTTGGAGTTCGCTGGATGCAAGCGGATACCGGCTTCCCGGAGCCGATGGCGAATCGCCCGCCGAGGAATTCCATGTGGTGGTGATGGATTACGGGGTGAAGTACAACATCCTGGAGCGCCTTTCGGCGTTTGGGTGCCGGCTGACGGTGGTCCCATCGAACACCACCGCTGCCGAAGTTTTGGCGATGAACCCCGATGGCATCTTCCTCTCGAACGGCCCCGGCGACCCCGACGCGGTGAAATACGCGATTGAAACGATCAAAGAACTGATTGGGAAGAAGCCGATCTTCGGAATCTGCCTGGGCCACCAACTGCTGGCGCTGGCGCTTGGGGGGAAGACCTTCAAGCTGAAATTTGGCCACCGCGGGGCCAACCATCCGGTGCAGAACTTGCTGACGGGGCTGAACGAGATCACCAGCCAGAACCACGGGTTCGCGGTTGATCTGGACTCGCTGCAACACCTCCCGATTGAGCTTACCCACGTCAACCTTAACGACAACACGTCGGAGGGATTCCGCCACACGGAGCTTCCGCTGTTCTGCGTCCAGTATCACCCCGAAGCCGGCCCCGGCCCGCACGATGCCGACTACCTGTTCCGCGATTTTGTTGAGATGATGAAACGGGAACGGGAGAAAGCACAGGCAAACGAAGTGATGGCGGCGTAG
- a CDS encoding DUF4397 domain-containing protein, giving the protein MKKMFSAMIRATFPILGAALFSLGIAGCSDDPAEPTPTGNSTITVFHANPGFNQNVVVKRESQTLVTDLPYGQPGAKIIIPNGNNTLKVFGTDGTELASAQLQADSAKSAWTVFSGSSNKREMFSVITKKNAISSGNAAVRVIQASESAPSIKVLVNEKNGLALTSGAIPYKSGSDFINVPVATTQKLIITNSSSNDSLLAIPVTLVAGKQYTAVVYGSTSGVGQYALNGAIVEDAQ; this is encoded by the coding sequence ATGAAGAAGATGTTCTCCGCCATGATCCGCGCCACGTTCCCGATTCTGGGGGCCGCACTTTTTTCGTTGGGGATTGCTGGTTGCAGCGATGACCCAGCCGAGCCAACGCCCACCGGGAACTCCACCATCACCGTTTTCCACGCCAACCCGGGGTTCAACCAAAATGTGGTGGTGAAGCGGGAATCGCAGACGCTGGTGACGGACCTGCCGTACGGCCAGCCAGGTGCCAAGATCATCATCCCGAACGGCAACAACACGCTGAAAGTGTTCGGCACCGACGGGACCGAGCTTGCATCGGCGCAGCTGCAGGCCGATTCCGCAAAATCGGCATGGACGGTGTTCTCCGGCTCGTCGAACAAGCGGGAGATGTTCAGCGTCATCACCAAAAAGAACGCCATCAGCAGTGGCAACGCTGCGGTTCGGGTGATTCAGGCTTCGGAGTCGGCACCCTCGATCAAGGTGCTGGTGAATGAGAAAAACGGGCTTGCGCTGACAAGCGGGGCAATCCCCTACAAAAGCGGAAGCGACTTCATCAACGTGCCGGTTGCCACAACCCAAAAGCTGATTATCACCAACAGCAGCAGCAACGATTCACTGCTGGCAATCCCCGTGACGCTGGTGGCGGGGAAGCAATACACGGCGGTGGTCTACGGGTCCACCAGTGGCGTTGGCCAGTACGCCCTGAACGGCGCGATTGTGGAAGACGCGCAGTAA
- a CDS encoding acetyl-CoA C-acetyltransferase codes for MPTVILSAARTPIGSFGGSLSSIPAPQLGATAIKAALERAGVAPENVEEVIIGNVLTAGVGQSPARQAALGAGIPNSVPTLTIGKVCGSGMKAVMLADQVIRAGDANLVVAGGQESMSLAPFLLPNGRYGYKFGDGKIIDSMQYDGLTDAYDNVAMGVAADACAVACNIVRNDQDAFAIESYRRAQASVTEGRFKEEIAPVTIKDRKGETVVDTDEDPFKTNFDKIPTLKPVFTKDGSVTAANASTINDGAAALVLASEAYAAANGLNPIARIVAQAQHAQAPMEFNTAPVTAIRRVLEKAGLTVDDIDLFEINEAFAVTALAAKNELGLPHEKLNVNGGAVALGHPIGASGARILTTLLYALKSRGLKRGLAGICIGGGEATAVIVEMV; via the coding sequence ATGCCAACCGTAATTCTCTCCGCTGCACGCACGCCAATCGGGTCGTTCGGCGGATCGCTTAGCTCGATACCTGCCCCGCAGCTTGGGGCAACCGCAATCAAAGCTGCGCTGGAACGGGCCGGGGTCGCGCCGGAAAATGTTGAAGAAGTCATCATCGGGAACGTCCTGACCGCTGGCGTTGGCCAGTCGCCGGCGCGCCAAGCGGCGTTGGGCGCAGGCATCCCGAACTCGGTGCCAACGCTGACCATCGGGAAGGTTTGCGGAAGCGGGATGAAAGCGGTGATGCTTGCCGACCAAGTGATTCGCGCAGGCGATGCCAACCTTGTGGTGGCCGGCGGGCAGGAATCCATGTCGCTTGCCCCCTTCCTTCTTCCGAACGGACGCTACGGCTACAAGTTCGGCGACGGAAAGATCATTGACTCGATGCAATACGACGGCCTTACCGATGCCTACGACAACGTGGCGATGGGCGTTGCTGCCGATGCTTGCGCCGTGGCCTGCAACATCGTCCGCAACGACCAAGATGCGTTCGCAATCGAAAGCTACCGCCGCGCCCAGGCATCGGTCACCGAAGGCCGATTCAAAGAAGAGATCGCCCCGGTGACGATCAAGGACCGGAAAGGGGAAACGGTGGTGGATACCGACGAGGACCCGTTCAAAACCAACTTCGATAAGATCCCAACGCTGAAGCCGGTCTTCACCAAAGATGGCAGCGTCACCGCCGCCAACGCCAGCACCATCAACGACGGCGCGGCCGCGTTGGTGCTTGCCAGCGAAGCCTACGCCGCCGCCAACGGGCTGAACCCGATTGCGCGAATCGTTGCCCAAGCGCAGCACGCACAAGCACCGATGGAGTTCAACACCGCGCCGGTGACGGCAATCCGCCGCGTGCTTGAGAAAGCCGGGCTGACGGTGGATGATATTGACCTGTTCGAGATCAACGAGGCGTTCGCCGTCACCGCGCTGGCGGCCAAGAATGAGCTTGGATTGCCGCACGAGAAGCTGAACGTCAACGGCGGCGCGGTGGCGCTGGGCCACCCGATTGGAGCTTCCGGCGCGCGAATCCTTACCACGCTTCTCTACGCCCTGAAAAGCCGTGGATTGAAACGGGGTCTTGCCGGAATCTGCATCGGCGGTGGCGAGGCAACGGCGGTGATTGTTGAGATGGTGTAA
- a CDS encoding virulence RhuM family protein encodes MNEQPGGEIILYQHGDSPAIAVRLDGDTVWLTQQQLSDLFQTSRTNVVEHIANIYAEGELSQEATCRESRQVRTEGNRTVTRTILFYNLDLIISLGYRVRSHTATAFRIWATERLREYLVKGFTMDDARLKNLGGGSYWKELLERIRDIRSSEKVLYRQVLDLYATSIDYDPKAEATLTFFKTVQNKLHYAAHGQTAAEVIKQRADAGKPFMGLLSFSGRQPTKSEATIAKNYLDADELKRLNTLVSAYFDAAEFRALNHQPTYMKDWLVHLEQMIAAIGGKTLKGAGQVSHQQAMAHAEVEYAKFRAQLSEQPSEVETAYLEAMKAVEKKLTGKKKS; translated from the coding sequence GTGAACGAACAACCTGGCGGCGAAATCATTCTATACCAGCACGGCGATTCGCCTGCTATTGCCGTGCGATTGGATGGCGATACAGTTTGGCTAACCCAACAGCAGCTATCGGACCTTTTTCAGACCTCGCGCACCAATGTGGTGGAGCATATCGCCAACATTTACGCAGAAGGTGAGCTGAGCCAAGAGGCAACCTGTCGGGAATCCCGACAGGTTCGCACCGAGGGAAATCGCACGGTGACACGCACGATCCTCTTCTACAACCTTGATCTTATCATCTCGCTAGGCTACCGAGTTCGCTCGCACACTGCCACGGCATTTCGTATCTGGGCCACCGAACGGTTGCGTGAATACTTGGTCAAGGGGTTCACGATGGACGATGCCCGTCTTAAGAATTTAGGAGGCGGCAGTTACTGGAAAGAATTACTGGAACGCATTCGCGACATTCGCAGTAGCGAAAAGGTTCTCTACCGCCAAGTGCTTGATTTGTACGCCACCAGCATAGATTACGACCCCAAGGCCGAAGCTACCCTCACATTCTTCAAGACCGTGCAAAACAAGTTGCACTATGCTGCTCACGGGCAAACAGCGGCAGAAGTGATCAAACAGCGTGCTGATGCTGGTAAGCCCTTTATGGGATTGCTCTCGTTCAGTGGCAGGCAGCCCACCAAGTCCGAAGCGACCATAGCCAAGAATTATCTTGACGCAGACGAGCTCAAGCGCCTCAATACCCTTGTCTCGGCCTACTTTGATGCTGCGGAATTCCGTGCACTGAACCACCAGCCCACCTACATGAAAGACTGGTTGGTGCACCTTGAACAAATGATCGCAGCCATCGGGGGCAAAACATTGAAGGGGGCAGGCCAAGTCAGCCACCAGCAGGCGATGGCTCACGCCGAAGTCGAATACGCCAAATTCCGTGCCCAACTCTCCGAGCAGCCTTCCGAGGTGGAAACAGCTTATCTGGAAGCCATGAAAGCGGTGGAGAAAAAACTTACGGGAAAGAAAAAATCATAA